The proteins below come from a single Gimesia alba genomic window:
- a CDS encoding DUF1501 domain-containing protein has protein sequence MNPIQEHLSQITRRHFFKTGGLGLGTAALASLESQHNQAQAAPTEMKATGGLPGVPHFAPKAKRAIYLFMAGSPSQLDTFDYKPSLDKLFDKDLPEEVRKGQRLTTMTSGQSRFPLAPSKFKFTKHDNGGEGAWISELLPHTAGIVKDISIVRSIWTEAINHDPAITYICTGNQLPGRPSLGSWLSYGLGSMNENLPSFVVLTSTWSGRQQAQALYNRLWGSGFLASKYSGVSLRSKGDPVLFLSNPPGVSAKLRRRMLDTLAEMNQNEFNAIGDPEIQTRISQYEMAFRMQTSVPELTDISKETKATLDMYGPDVHKPGTFAYHCLLARRMAERGVRFSQIFHRGWDQHANIAGDLPKQCKDIDQPAAALVKDLKQRGMLDDTLVIWGGEFGRTVYCQGKLTRENYGRDHHPRCFSIWMSGGGIKGGVVHGTTDDFSYNIVDKPVHIHEFNATILKCLGIDHKKLSYKFQGLDQRLTGVEEHHPVKEILA, from the coding sequence ATGAATCCCATTCAGGAACATCTCTCGCAAATCACTCGACGCCATTTTTTCAAGACCGGCGGATTAGGGTTGGGCACGGCTGCACTCGCATCCCTGGAATCACAACACAACCAGGCCCAGGCAGCGCCCACGGAAATGAAAGCGACCGGCGGACTGCCGGGAGTCCCCCATTTTGCCCCCAAAGCAAAACGCGCCATCTATCTGTTTATGGCAGGGTCTCCCTCGCAACTGGATACATTCGACTACAAGCCGTCTCTCGATAAACTATTCGATAAAGATCTGCCGGAAGAAGTTCGCAAAGGCCAGCGTTTGACAACAATGACGTCCGGTCAGTCTCGCTTCCCTCTGGCACCATCCAAATTCAAATTCACAAAACATGATAACGGCGGCGAAGGCGCCTGGATCAGCGAGCTTCTGCCGCACACGGCCGGAATCGTCAAAGACATCTCAATTGTCCGCTCGATCTGGACCGAAGCCATCAATCATGACCCCGCGATTACGTATATCTGTACCGGAAACCAACTCCCCGGTCGCCCCAGCCTGGGTTCCTGGCTGAGTTATGGGCTGGGCTCCATGAACGAAAATCTTCCTTCATTCGTTGTTCTCACCTCAACCTGGTCCGGCCGTCAGCAGGCGCAGGCACTCTACAACCGTCTGTGGGGCAGCGGATTCCTGGCCAGTAAATATTCCGGCGTCTCGCTCCGTTCCAAAGGCGACCCGGTTCTGTTTCTTTCCAACCCTCCCGGCGTTTCCGCAAAACTGCGACGACGCATGCTGGATACACTGGCAGAAATGAATCAGAACGAATTCAACGCCATTGGCGATCCCGAAATTCAAACACGGATTTCCCAATACGAAATGGCATTCCGCATGCAGACGTCGGTTCCCGAACTGACCGACATCTCCAAAGAAACCAAAGCCACACTCGATATGTATGGCCCCGATGTGCATAAGCCGGGCACGTTCGCGTATCACTGTCTGCTGGCCCGCCGCATGGCAGAACGCGGAGTGCGGTTCTCACAAATCTTCCACCGCGGCTGGGACCAACACGCCAACATCGCCGGCGATTTGCCCAAGCAGTGCAAAGACATCGACCAACCCGCCGCCGCTTTGGTCAAAGACCTGAAGCAACGCGGCATGTTGGATGATACTCTGGTGATCTGGGGTGGAGAATTCGGCCGCACCGTGTATTGCCAGGGAAAACTGACGCGTGAAAACTACGGACGCGACCATCACCCGCGCTGCTTCAGTATCTGGATGTCAGGCGGCGGCATCAAAGGTGGAGTCGTACATGGTACCACCGACGATTTCAGTTACAACATCGTGGATAAGCCCGTACATATCCACGAATTCAACGCCACGATCCTGAAGTGTCTGGGAATCGATCACAAAAAACTGAGCTACAAATTCCAGGGACTCGACCAACGCCTGACCGGTGTCGAGGAACATCATCCCGTCAAGGAAATCCTGGCGTAA
- a CDS encoding DUF1553 domain-containing protein, with product MLLVCLSKRCFTALLLTLLCCSLNQVQAQNAEKVSPTKIRSILSENCFQCHGPDAKKRAADLRFDTREGAFAELDGHKAIVPGNIEQSELITRIITADADLKMPPADSGKELTAEETALLKRWIQEGAEWQDHWSFVTPKKAPLPAVKQKDWVRNPIDQFILSRLEKEGLKPSPEADRRTLIRRVTFDLTGLPPKPADVEAFVNDKSPNAYEKVIDRLLESPQYGEHMARYWLDVARYGDTHGLHLDNFREMWPYRDWVIKAFNTNLHYDQFVIEQLAGDLLPNATMDQQIATGFNRCHVTTNEGGSIAEEVYVRNVIDRVETTGQAFMGLTLGCAVCHDHKFDPFTKTEFYQLFAFFNNLDGPAMDGNIKDSPPSLRVPNAAQSKQLKAFKDQLAALGQQGNNRIKTNEPAFQSWLQWKQQIQKTGSDPNLSIPQPGGVLAAFNLDEKEDTTGADHSNSKNKATVKGKPAWTAGKFGNGFQFTAGNYLDLGKTGQFAKATPFSFAIWVKTNGATSGPIVSSINPNSQERGYDLQIKNRSLSVRLIDRWPGYAIQVQTKNNEITPNQWHHVCVTYDGSAKAHGVAVYVDGKSSELTISSDSFKNTTSLNSATLLLGHSSTNAHLTNGFVDEFRIFDHELSETEVNQVFFDKQITPVLQLTADKRTPQQTDLLRQYYLNQFDSEYRKVLAQKVQVKAQEEKLTQSLPTTLVFRERKGIKDAFDLKRGQYDQKGEKVTRKTPSQFPQMAAEWPVNRLGLANWLVAPNHPLTSRVAVNRYWQQLFGIGIVETSEDFGNQGAAPSHPELLDWLAVDFQEHHWDIKRFMKQLLMSASYRQSSNVTPELYQKDPKNRLLARGPRFRLDAEMLRDQALAVSGLLVPTVGGPSVKPPQPDGLWFAVGYSGSNTVRFKKDSGPDKVFRRGLYTFWKRTAPPPEMSTFDAPSREACTMRRERTNTPLQALLLLNDPQYLEAARAFGQRMMKEGGKTPEERIRFAYLLATGKPIAAEDLKLALNTYQDMLKHYQSDTKAATDLLAVGESKPDASLNPQELAAWTMIGNLILNLDEVLTKD from the coding sequence ATGCTTCTTGTGTGTTTGAGCAAGCGCTGTTTTACTGCTCTATTGCTAACGCTACTCTGCTGCTCACTGAATCAAGTACAGGCGCAGAATGCCGAGAAAGTCTCTCCCACGAAAATCCGTTCGATTCTTTCGGAAAACTGTTTTCAATGCCACGGGCCGGACGCCAAAAAACGAGCCGCCGATCTCCGCTTTGATACCAGAGAAGGCGCTTTTGCCGAACTGGACGGGCATAAAGCCATCGTCCCCGGCAACATCGAACAAAGCGAACTCATCACCCGCATCATCACCGCCGATGCCGACCTCAAAATGCCGCCAGCAGACAGTGGCAAAGAATTGACCGCAGAAGAAACAGCCCTGCTCAAACGCTGGATTCAGGAAGGCGCGGAATGGCAGGACCACTGGTCCTTTGTCACACCGAAAAAAGCTCCGCTTCCCGCCGTCAAGCAGAAAGACTGGGTGCGAAATCCCATCGATCAATTCATTCTGTCGCGTCTGGAAAAAGAAGGACTCAAGCCGTCTCCCGAAGCAGACCGACGTACTCTGATCCGCCGCGTCACTTTCGACCTGACCGGCTTGCCTCCCAAACCGGCAGACGTCGAAGCATTCGTGAACGACAAATCTCCCAACGCCTATGAAAAAGTCATCGATCGTCTGCTGGAATCTCCCCAGTACGGCGAGCATATGGCACGCTACTGGCTGGACGTCGCCCGCTACGGCGATACCCACGGTCTGCACCTGGATAACTTTCGTGAAATGTGGCCTTACCGGGACTGGGTCATCAAGGCCTTCAATACCAATCTGCATTACGATCAATTTGTCATTGAACAACTGGCCGGCGATTTACTGCCCAATGCGACCATGGATCAACAGATCGCCACCGGCTTTAATCGCTGTCACGTGACCACCAACGAAGGAGGCTCGATTGCGGAAGAAGTCTATGTCCGTAATGTCATTGACCGCGTCGAAACCACCGGCCAGGCCTTCATGGGCTTAACACTGGGCTGCGCCGTCTGCCACGACCATAAATTTGATCCCTTCACAAAAACCGAATTCTACCAACTCTTCGCTTTCTTCAATAATCTGGACGGCCCAGCCATGGACGGCAACATTAAGGACTCTCCCCCTTCATTGAGAGTCCCCAATGCCGCACAGTCCAAACAACTCAAAGCATTCAAAGATCAGCTGGCCGCACTGGGACAACAGGGAAACAACCGAATCAAAACCAACGAGCCCGCGTTTCAATCCTGGTTACAGTGGAAACAACAAATTCAGAAAACGGGCAGCGATCCGAACCTCTCGATCCCGCAACCGGGCGGCGTTTTGGCAGCATTTAATCTAGACGAAAAAGAAGACACCACAGGCGCCGATCATTCTAATTCGAAAAACAAAGCCACCGTCAAAGGCAAACCGGCCTGGACTGCGGGGAAATTCGGAAACGGATTCCAGTTCACTGCCGGGAATTATCTGGATCTCGGGAAGACAGGCCAATTCGCCAAAGCGACTCCTTTCAGCTTTGCGATCTGGGTCAAAACCAACGGTGCCACTTCGGGACCGATTGTTTCGAGCATCAATCCCAATTCACAGGAACGCGGCTACGATCTGCAAATCAAGAATCGCAGTCTCAGCGTGCGGCTCATCGATCGCTGGCCCGGATACGCGATTCAAGTCCAGACTAAAAACAACGAAATCACCCCCAACCAGTGGCACCATGTCTGTGTGACTTACGATGGTTCCGCCAAAGCACATGGCGTCGCCGTTTATGTAGATGGAAAATCTTCTGAGCTGACGATCTCGTCAGACTCATTTAAAAACACAACATCGCTGAATTCCGCCACACTGCTCTTGGGACACTCCAGTACCAACGCCCATTTGACAAATGGATTCGTCGACGAATTTCGGATCTTCGATCATGAATTATCTGAAACCGAAGTCAATCAGGTCTTCTTCGACAAACAGATCACCCCGGTCCTGCAACTGACGGCTGATAAACGTACGCCACAACAGACCGATTTATTACGACAATATTATTTGAATCAATTCGATTCGGAATACCGAAAGGTGCTCGCCCAAAAAGTCCAGGTCAAAGCCCAGGAAGAAAAATTGACACAGTCGCTCCCTACCACCCTGGTCTTCCGCGAACGAAAAGGCATTAAAGATGCCTTCGACTTGAAACGGGGACAGTACGATCAGAAAGGGGAGAAAGTCACTCGCAAAACTCCTTCGCAGTTCCCACAGATGGCAGCCGAATGGCCCGTCAATCGCCTGGGTCTGGCGAATTGGCTGGTGGCTCCCAATCATCCGCTGACCTCACGCGTTGCTGTGAATCGCTACTGGCAGCAACTGTTTGGGATCGGCATCGTGGAAACCAGTGAAGACTTTGGAAATCAGGGAGCGGCTCCCAGCCATCCCGAACTGCTCGACTGGCTGGCAGTTGATTTCCAGGAACACCACTGGGATATCAAACGCTTCATGAAACAACTGCTGATGTCTGCCAGCTATCGACAAAGCTCAAATGTAACTCCTGAACTGTATCAGAAAGATCCGAAGAACCGCCTGCTCGCACGCGGACCTCGTTTCCGTCTCGACGCAGAAATGCTCCGCGATCAGGCACTGGCTGTTAGTGGCTTACTTGTCCCAACAGTCGGCGGTCCCAGCGTCAAACCACCTCAACCAGACGGACTTTGGTTCGCCGTCGGTTATTCCGGCTCGAATACGGTTCGCTTCAAAAAAGACTCAGGCCCCGACAAAGTCTTCCGTCGTGGACTCTATACATTCTGGAAACGGACCGCACCGCCGCCAGAGATGTCCACGTTTGATGCCCCCAGTCGTGAAGCCTGCACGATGCGACGCGAACGGACCAATACACCACTCCAGGCATTGTTATTGTTGAATGATCCTCAATATCTGGAAGCAGCCCGGGCCTTCGGCCAGCGGATGATGAAAGAAGGAGGTAAGACTCCCGAAGAACGCATTCGCTTCGCTTATCTATTGGCCACCGGCAAACCAATTGCTGCGGAAGATCTGAAACTCGCATTAAATACATACCAGGATATGCTGAAGCACTATCAATCCGATACCAAAGCGGCGACCGACTTGCTGGCCGTTGGTGAATCCAAACCGGACGCAAGCTTGAATCCACAGGAACTGGCCGCCTGGACGATGATTGGAAACCTCATTCTCAATCTGGATGAAGTGCTCACCAAAGACTGA
- a CDS encoding RtcB family protein: MNSRQLLKIGVPEYCLKTAKTAIQNKVAEEKVNGKGSGAGKVRGKALKELVQAVVAQPEAFLEDLSFRQLALELIEDNREEVFEPIDYQVWGKEGIDEGAFSQMDLACHVPSARGAALMPDAHLGYGLPIGGVLALEDAVIPYAVGVDIACRMKLSVLDISVDALDQKPHQFVDALNRGTVFGVGAAHEKRQYHGVMDQDWTVSKVTREKKDRAWKQLGSSGSGNHFVEFGVLTFTEADAELGLEAGEYVALLSHSGSRGAGAAVCSTYSSIAQARLHKRHHKLGRLAWLEMDSEAGQEYWAAMNLMGEYAAANHAVIHQNVSEILGSKVVSGVENHHNFAWKEEHDGKEFYVHRKGATPAAAGELGVIPGSMADPAFVVRGKGNPASLNSASHGAGRCMSRNKAKDKYRWKAVRNDLAKRGITVISAGADEVPGVYKNIMEVMAEQQDLVDIVARFNPKVVKMCGDGSRAED; the protein is encoded by the coding sequence ATGAACTCTCGACAGTTGCTGAAAATCGGTGTTCCAGAATATTGTTTGAAGACTGCGAAAACAGCGATTCAGAACAAAGTTGCCGAAGAGAAAGTAAACGGTAAAGGATCCGGTGCAGGGAAGGTACGTGGTAAAGCGTTGAAAGAACTGGTTCAGGCTGTGGTTGCACAGCCGGAAGCGTTTCTGGAAGACCTGTCCTTTCGGCAGTTGGCTCTGGAGCTGATTGAAGATAATCGTGAAGAAGTGTTCGAACCGATCGACTACCAGGTTTGGGGTAAAGAGGGGATCGATGAAGGTGCGTTCTCTCAGATGGATCTGGCGTGCCATGTTCCATCTGCGCGGGGTGCTGCATTGATGCCTGATGCGCACCTGGGTTATGGTCTGCCGATCGGCGGTGTTTTGGCATTGGAAGATGCCGTAATTCCGTACGCGGTTGGTGTGGACATTGCGTGCCGCATGAAATTGTCGGTGCTGGATATTTCTGTTGATGCGCTGGATCAGAAGCCGCATCAGTTCGTGGATGCGCTGAATCGGGGAACCGTATTCGGTGTGGGTGCGGCACATGAAAAGCGACAGTATCACGGTGTGATGGATCAGGACTGGACCGTTTCCAAAGTGACACGCGAGAAGAAGGACCGCGCCTGGAAGCAGCTGGGGTCTTCGGGTTCGGGTAACCACTTTGTCGAATTTGGCGTATTGACGTTCACGGAAGCCGACGCCGAACTGGGTTTAGAAGCGGGCGAATACGTGGCGCTATTGAGCCATAGTGGAAGCCGGGGCGCTGGTGCCGCGGTGTGCAGTACATATTCTTCAATCGCACAGGCGCGATTGCATAAACGTCATCATAAACTGGGCCGACTGGCCTGGCTGGAAATGGATTCGGAAGCGGGCCAGGAATACTGGGCGGCGATGAATTTAATGGGCGAGTATGCGGCTGCGAACCATGCGGTGATTCATCAGAATGTTTCGGAAATTCTGGGTAGTAAGGTGGTTTCCGGTGTGGAAAATCATCATAACTTTGCCTGGAAGGAAGAGCATGATGGTAAGGAATTTTACGTGCATCGCAAGGGGGCGACTCCCGCTGCGGCCGGCGAACTGGGTGTGATTCCCGGTTCAATGGCGGATCCGGCATTTGTGGTGCGTGGAAAAGGAAATCCAGCGAGTTTGAATTCGGCATCACATGGTGCGGGGCGTTGTATGTCTCGTAACAAAGCGAAGGATAAATATCGCTGGAAAGCAGTTCGCAATGATCTGGCAAAACGCGGGATCACCGTGATTTCCGCCGGCGCGGATGAAGTGCCGGGCGTGTATAAAAACATCATGGAAGTCATGGCAGAACAGCAGGACCTGGTGGATATTGTCGCCCGATTCAATCCGAAAGTGGTGAAAATGTGCGGCGACGGAAGCCGTGCAGAGGATTGA
- a CDS encoding glycoside hydrolase family 10 protein, with protein sequence MFSQIPYLVLLTVGFSTGPETVLDDFHYATSSELRKSWTELKGTLPLAMQRSNGKNVLLLSAPFSSNPEMSRAGLDKQVRLDLTTPGTFTLDVKPDSPDSNHQVSLYFKSGPGWYSTSARVKGDDWHTLRFPKSDFRAEDKPAGWDKIETIRLVIWRESDSEPNARFQLRNLKASTNEIVIVVPDLELQKKEAITFSAADRIENFLKTAGIPCDRISEPELTTKSLGKRSVAILPFNPNISTKACGTLNQFMERGGKVFLNFNIPSALENNLGIKKGNYFKPDAPGALSAIRLKDAKIQGLPPEVKQASWNLVTGIPAGHGARVVGVWVDEKGKPARKPALIVSNRGAYFSHLILGDDPVNKQALLTAIMGHFQPKLWDSIAAATIEQADHVGPFQTFTDLRRHIITTVTPQSSRDLAARDLDKTTVSLNQAKRLLEQNQAFRSIPFARKCRKERVKIYLLTRASPPREARAVWDHSPTGPYPGDWNRTCKELSDAGFNMIIPNMLWGGLAHYPSDVLPRSQTYEKYGDQIEQCIKAAHQHGLEVHVWKVNHNLSTAPASFVKKMRDAGRTQVSVKGEPSDWLNPAHPENFQLEVDSMLEVVRKYPVDGIHFDYIRYPNDRHCYSDYSRKKFESDTGIKVQNWPGDCYNGKLKSQYRDWRAAQITRLVETVQREARKIRPGIKISAAVFREYPDCREWVAQDWPLWAERGYLDFICPMDYTDNDTQFRIWIEDQQKHLAGRIPIYPGIGALSTRTTLSSDRVLGQVDVTRQLNAGGFTIFSLNPQTLSSIVPDFKRSAGKVKAVPTHRKKK encoded by the coding sequence ATGTTTTCTCAAATTCCTTATCTCGTTCTTCTCACCGTCGGCTTTTCAACGGGACCAGAAACCGTTCTCGATGATTTTCACTACGCGACCTCCTCGGAACTTAGAAAGTCGTGGACCGAACTTAAGGGAACACTGCCGCTCGCCATGCAACGGTCGAACGGAAAAAACGTGTTATTACTCTCGGCTCCGTTTTCATCCAATCCCGAGATGTCCCGCGCTGGCCTGGACAAGCAAGTGCGCCTCGACCTCACCACTCCGGGCACCTTCACACTCGATGTCAAACCGGATTCGCCCGACAGTAATCATCAGGTCAGCCTGTATTTTAAAAGTGGTCCCGGCTGGTATTCCACATCCGCCCGAGTCAAAGGCGACGATTGGCACACGCTCCGTTTTCCCAAAAGTGATTTCCGCGCAGAAGACAAACCGGCTGGCTGGGACAAAATAGAAACCATTCGACTCGTGATCTGGCGGGAATCCGATTCGGAACCCAATGCGCGCTTCCAGTTGCGCAACCTGAAAGCCTCGACAAACGAAATTGTGATTGTGGTACCTGATCTCGAATTACAAAAAAAAGAGGCCATCACTTTCTCAGCCGCCGATCGCATCGAAAACTTTCTGAAAACCGCTGGTATTCCCTGTGACCGAATCAGTGAGCCAGAACTCACAACCAAGTCTCTCGGTAAACGATCCGTTGCCATTCTTCCGTTTAATCCCAACATCTCAACCAAAGCGTGCGGCACACTCAATCAATTCATGGAACGGGGAGGCAAAGTCTTTCTCAATTTCAATATCCCCTCTGCTCTCGAAAATAATCTGGGCATCAAAAAAGGGAACTATTTCAAGCCAGATGCCCCCGGGGCCCTCTCCGCCATTCGACTCAAAGACGCGAAAATCCAGGGACTCCCGCCTGAAGTCAAACAGGCATCCTGGAATCTGGTTACTGGGATTCCTGCAGGTCACGGCGCCCGTGTCGTCGGTGTCTGGGTTGACGAAAAAGGGAAACCAGCTCGAAAACCCGCACTCATCGTCAGCAACCGCGGTGCGTACTTCAGCCATCTGATTCTGGGTGATGATCCCGTCAACAAGCAAGCTTTACTCACCGCCATCATGGGCCACTTCCAGCCCAAACTCTGGGATTCCATTGCTGCCGCCACGATTGAACAGGCCGATCACGTCGGTCCTTTCCAAACTTTTACCGATTTAAGGCGTCATATCATCACGACTGTCACGCCGCAATCAAGCCGTGATTTAGCGGCCCGCGATCTTGATAAAACCACAGTGTCTCTCAATCAAGCCAAACGCCTGCTTGAGCAGAACCAGGCCTTTCGGTCGATTCCCTTCGCCCGCAAATGCCGCAAGGAGCGGGTTAAAATCTATCTGCTCACACGAGCCAGCCCTCCCCGCGAAGCCCGTGCGGTCTGGGATCATTCTCCCACAGGCCCCTACCCCGGTGACTGGAATCGAACCTGCAAAGAACTCTCCGACGCTGGCTTTAACATGATTATCCCTAACATGCTCTGGGGAGGCCTCGCACATTATCCCAGCGATGTTTTGCCCCGCAGTCAGACGTATGAGAAATATGGCGATCAGATCGAACAATGCATCAAAGCCGCCCATCAGCACGGTCTGGAAGTCCATGTCTGGAAAGTCAATCACAATCTGTCGACGGCTCCTGCTTCGTTCGTCAAAAAAATGCGCGACGCCGGCCGCACCCAGGTCAGCGTCAAAGGAGAACCGTCCGACTGGCTCAATCCGGCCCATCCAGAAAACTTTCAACTCGAAGTCGACAGTATGCTGGAAGTCGTCAGGAAATATCCCGTCGATGGCATTCACTTTGACTACATCCGCTACCCCAATGATCGGCACTGCTACAGCGATTATAGTCGTAAAAAATTCGAATCCGATACTGGCATCAAAGTTCAGAACTGGCCCGGCGACTGTTATAACGGCAAACTGAAGAGCCAATACCGCGACTGGCGCGCCGCTCAGATTACGCGGCTTGTCGAAACCGTCCAGCGCGAAGCCCGCAAGATTCGTCCGGGCATTAAAATCTCGGCAGCCGTCTTCCGCGAATATCCCGACTGTCGTGAATGGGTCGCACAGGATTGGCCGCTCTGGGCAGAGCGCGGTTACCTCGATTTCATCTGCCCCATGGATTACACCGACAACGACACGCAGTTTCGCATCTGGATTGAAGACCAGCAAAAACACCTCGCCGGTCGCATTCCCATCTATCCCGGTATCGGTGCCCTTTCCACACGAACGACTTTAAGCAGTGATCGCGTCCTGGGACAGGTTGATGTCACCCGCCAACTCAATGCGGGAGGTTTCACCATCTTCAGCCTCAACCCGCAAACCCTCTCCAGCATCGTCCCCGATTTCAAACGCAGCGCCGGCAAGGTCAAAGCTGTTCCTACACACAGAAAAAAAAAATAA
- a CDS encoding ferritin family protein has protein sequence MMSYNKVQDILKLVQTFHHNMQQALEQIQQDSYSIVVEWLSDQIRRYEQHWQSALADYEKYGAQDVLDTWLQFVPDETVRKEINSITIHPDMTLEELVEINMRFRNALIDLYQTLATASAAPRVQELFQQLLEQEQAVIAHQSFMTRESDLVDSETCHKKE, from the coding sequence ATGATGTCATATAATAAAGTACAGGACATTTTAAAGTTGGTGCAGACGTTTCATCACAACATGCAACAAGCACTTGAACAGATTCAACAGGACTCATACTCAATCGTGGTCGAGTGGTTATCGGATCAAATCCGGCGTTATGAACAGCATTGGCAATCAGCTCTGGCTGACTACGAAAAGTATGGTGCACAAGATGTGCTTGATACTTGGTTGCAGTTTGTCCCGGATGAGACCGTTCGAAAAGAAATTAATTCGATTACCATTCACCCCGATATGACATTGGAAGAGCTCGTTGAAATCAATATGCGTTTTCGGAACGCGTTAATTGATTTATATCAGACACTGGCGACTGCTTCCGCAGCACCCCGTGTTCAGGAACTGTTTCAGCAGTTACTGGAGCAGGAACAAGCGGTTATCGCCCATCAGAGCTTCATGACACGCGAGTCAGATTTAGTCGACTCGGAAACATGTCACAAGAAAGAATAA
- a CDS encoding aspartate:alanine exchanger family transporter: MIGFGLILGKISIRGVSLGSSGVVFVALLAGHWGYQVAPEVGLAGVVLFIYCLGVGAGPSFLRMFVSRGKSLAMLAGAMMVSAGLATWLLARLFQISPDLASGILAGSLTSTPALAAATEKLPAGSDVAVGFGIAYPFGVVGVILFIQLLPRLYSGANSESETGSADGPGKIVRELVEVKNERIVGKRLRDLSVLARSNCQVSRIVIDGQPRPIPAAFQLALGQQLLIVGRVGQIETVIEAIGERCPETQFVLDVERQRRQIVVTAKELVGHTLKELHLLSRFGVTISRITRQDIEFVPGPDEMIHFGDLLRAVGEPENLEKFAAFAGHRARTADETDFITLAGGLILGMILGRIQFSLAGESLSLGMAGGPLIVGLILGHFGQFGSITVRMPRAGRLMLAELGLTVFLAQAGCQAGDKFVSVVQQNGWTLCLVAAIVVLVPLLTGFLVARFFLKLDLLETAGGICGAMTSTPGLGAVTSAIDSSVPATSYATVYPVALVLITLLAPLVIMAVS, encoded by the coding sequence ATGATTGGATTCGGACTGATTTTGGGCAAAATTTCGATTCGGGGCGTTTCTCTCGGATCCTCGGGAGTGGTGTTTGTCGCGTTGTTGGCCGGTCACTGGGGCTACCAGGTGGCGCCCGAAGTAGGGCTGGCAGGTGTCGTACTCTTCATTTATTGCCTGGGAGTGGGCGCGGGCCCCAGCTTTTTGAGGATGTTTGTCAGCCGCGGAAAATCTCTGGCGATGCTGGCGGGCGCGATGATGGTCTCGGCCGGTCTGGCAACCTGGCTTCTGGCACGACTATTTCAGATAAGTCCCGATCTGGCCAGTGGAATACTGGCGGGCTCGTTAACGAGCACTCCCGCTCTGGCAGCTGCGACGGAGAAACTGCCTGCGGGCTCGGATGTCGCCGTCGGTTTTGGGATTGCCTATCCGTTTGGTGTCGTCGGGGTGATCCTGTTCATCCAGTTATTGCCGCGCTTGTATTCGGGTGCGAATTCTGAATCTGAAACCGGATCAGCGGACGGTCCGGGCAAGATTGTGCGTGAACTGGTTGAGGTGAAAAATGAAAGGATTGTCGGGAAGCGCTTACGGGATCTTTCTGTTCTGGCGAGATCGAATTGTCAGGTGTCTCGGATTGTCATTGACGGCCAACCACGGCCGATTCCCGCCGCCTTTCAACTGGCGCTGGGACAACAACTCTTAATCGTGGGACGCGTCGGCCAAATTGAAACCGTGATCGAAGCGATTGGAGAACGTTGCCCGGAAACGCAATTTGTGCTCGATGTGGAACGGCAGCGGCGGCAGATTGTGGTGACTGCAAAAGAACTGGTGGGGCACACGCTCAAAGAGCTCCATTTGCTTTCTCGGTTTGGCGTCACGATTTCACGGATTACCCGACAGGATATCGAATTTGTTCCCGGTCCGGACGAGATGATTCATTTTGGCGATTTACTGCGGGCGGTGGGTGAACCGGAAAACCTTGAAAAATTTGCCGCGTTCGCAGGACATCGGGCACGCACTGCCGACGAAACCGATTTCATTACCCTGGCGGGGGGCTTGATCCTGGGAATGATTCTGGGACGCATCCAGTTTTCATTGGCGGGCGAATCGCTTTCGCTGGGAATGGCCGGCGGTCCGCTCATCGTGGGACTGATTCTAGGACACTTTGGGCAGTTCGGTTCGATTACAGTCAGAATGCCTCGCGCTGGGCGGCTGATGCTGGCTGAACTGGGGCTGACGGTCTTTCTGGCACAGGCAGGCTGTCAGGCGGGAGACAAGTTTGTCTCGGTGGTGCAACAGAACGGCTGGACGTTGTGTCTGGTGGCGGCGATTGTGGTGCTGGTACCTTTATTGACGGGATTTCTCGTGGCTCGATTTTTCTTAAAGCTGGATCTGTTGGAAACCGCTGGGGGAATCTGCGGGGCGATGACCTCGACGCCGGGACTGGGCGCGGTCACGTCTGCCATCGATTCGAGTGTGCCCGCAACCAGCTATGCCACCGTCTATCCAGTAGCGCTGGTGCTGATTACCCTGTTAGCGCCACTGGTCATCATGGCGGTTTCATGA